In a single window of the Elaeis guineensis isolate ETL-2024a chromosome 4, EG11, whole genome shotgun sequence genome:
- the LOC140856922 gene encoding uncharacterized protein yields MARTKLVAFAFVVLLSIGLSEAGQFLTSGGGGGGGGEGRGGGSGNGSGSGYGFGSGYGEGGGSEVSGVGHGSGGGGGSDGGSENGSGSGYGSGSGSGYGEGGGAQGGGYGSGGGGGGGSGSGSGSGSGYGSGYGSGEGHGQP; encoded by the coding sequence ATGGCTCGTACCAAGCTAGTTGCTTTTGCCTTCGTAGTTTTGCTAAGCATTGGCCTCTCCGAGGCAGGCCAGTTCTTGACGTCTGGTGGTGGTGGCGGAGGTGGCGGTGAAGGTCGGGGTGGTGGCTCTGGGAATGGTTCTGGCTCCGGCTATGGTTTCGGCTCGGGTTATGGTGAAGGAGGTGGATCTGAGGTTAGTGGTGTAGGCCATGGAAGTGGCGGAGGTGGCGGCTCCGACGGCGGGAGTGAAAATGGAAGCGGGTCCGGGTATGGATCCGGAAGCGggtctggatacggtgagggaggAGGTGCCCAGGGCGGAGGGTATGgaagcggcggcggcggcggcggcggttcGGGCTCTGGGTCAGGCTCGGGATCAGGATATGGATCTGGTTATGGGAGTGGTGAGGGACACGGTCAACCTTAA